In one Camelus ferus isolate YT-003-E chromosome 14, BCGSAC_Cfer_1.0, whole genome shotgun sequence genomic region, the following are encoded:
- the CFAP97D2 gene encoding uncharacterized protein CFAP97D2 isoform X2: MSRQACHLTPPRTGERQQRTWEKAYQDHRRKVQEAQPLVDTRAPLTLGHLHLKLKKLKLEEGRLSVIDRDNRLLLEKVSCIMRTRGQASSRSACTRRRQGEERSEASQSAERRQDHFGKDHRLGAILSHSKTAGIPRASRNTEGRGTETEI, translated from the exons ATGTCTCGCCAAGCCTGCCACCTGACGCCCCCCCGCACTGGGGAGCGCCAGCAGCGCACGTGGGAGAAGGCCTACCAGGACCACAGGAGGAAG GTCCAGGAAGCCCAGCCGCTCGTGGACACCCGGGCCCCGCTGACTCTCGGCCACCTGCACCTGAAACTCAAGAAGCTCAag ctggaggaggggcgGCTGTCCGTCATCGACAGGGACAACCGTCTGCTGCTGGAGAAGGTGTCCTGCATCATGAGGACCAGGGGGCAGGCCAGCAGCAGGAGCGCCTGCACACGCAGGAG ACAGGGGGAAGAGAGATCAGAAGCATCACAGAGTGCAGAGAGAAGACAAGATCATTTTGGAAAGGATCACAGACTCGGAGCCATCCTGTCCCACTCAAAGACGGCTGGGATCCCGAGAGCCAGCAGAAACACCGAGGGAAGAG GAActgaaactgaaatttag
- the CFAP97D2 gene encoding uncharacterized protein CFAP97D2 isoform X4 yields MSRQACHLTPPRTGERQQRTWEKAYQDHRRKVQEAQPLVDTRAPLTLGHLHLKLKKLKLEEGRLSVIDRDNRLLLEKVSCIMRTRGQASSRSACTRRRWGN; encoded by the exons ATGTCTCGCCAAGCCTGCCACCTGACGCCCCCCCGCACTGGGGAGCGCCAGCAGCGCACGTGGGAGAAGGCCTACCAGGACCACAGGAGGAAG GTCCAGGAAGCCCAGCCGCTCGTGGACACCCGGGCCCCGCTGACTCTCGGCCACCTGCACCTGAAACTCAAGAAGCTCAag ctggaggaggggcgGCTGTCCGTCATCGACAGGGACAACCGTCTGCTGCTGGAGAAGGTGTCCTGCATCATGAGGACCAGGGGGCAGGCCAGCAGCAGGAGCGCCTGCACACGCAGGAG atggggaaactga
- the CFAP97D2 gene encoding uncharacterized protein CFAP97D2 isoform X1 — protein sequence MSRQACHLTPPRTGERQQRTWEKAYQDHRRKVQEAQPLVDTRAPLTLGHLHLKLKKLKLEEGRLSVIDRDNRLLLEKVSCIMRTRGQASSRSACTRRSLDRGKRDQKHHRVQREDKIILERITDSEPSCPTQRRLGSREPAETPREEELKLKFSKTTSWTQKVKLWVGLRTQSGKRRQREKW from the exons ATGTCTCGCCAAGCCTGCCACCTGACGCCCCCCCGCACTGGGGAGCGCCAGCAGCGCACGTGGGAGAAGGCCTACCAGGACCACAGGAGGAAG GTCCAGGAAGCCCAGCCGCTCGTGGACACCCGGGCCCCGCTGACTCTCGGCCACCTGCACCTGAAACTCAAGAAGCTCAag ctggaggaggggcgGCTGTCCGTCATCGACAGGGACAACCGTCTGCTGCTGGAGAAGGTGTCCTGCATCATGAGGACCAGGGGGCAGGCCAGCAGCAGGAGCGCCTGCACACGCAGGAG TCTAGACAGGGGGAAGAGAGATCAGAAGCATCACAGAGTGCAGAGAGAAGACAAGATCATTTTGGAAAGGATCACAGACTCGGAGCCATCCTGTCCCACTCAAAGACGGCTGGGATCCCGAGAGCCAGCAGAAACACCGAGGGAAGAG GAActgaaactgaaatttagcaAGACCACATCTTGGACCCAAAAAGTGAAGCTGTGGGTAGGACTCAGGACCCAAAGTGGGAAAAGAAGACAGCGTGAGAAGTGGTGA
- the CFAP97D2 gene encoding uncharacterized protein CFAP97D2 isoform X3 translates to MSRQACHLTPPRTGERQQRTWEKAYQDHRRKVQEAQPLVDTRAPLTLGHLHLKLKKLKLEEGRLSVIDRDNRLLLEKVSCIMRTRGQASSRSACTRRRSAGSF, encoded by the exons ATGTCTCGCCAAGCCTGCCACCTGACGCCCCCCCGCACTGGGGAGCGCCAGCAGCGCACGTGGGAGAAGGCCTACCAGGACCACAGGAGGAAG GTCCAGGAAGCCCAGCCGCTCGTGGACACCCGGGCCCCGCTGACTCTCGGCCACCTGCACCTGAAACTCAAGAAGCTCAag ctggaggaggggcgGCTGTCCGTCATCGACAGGGACAACCGTCTGCTGCTGGAGAAGGTGTCCTGCATCATGAGGACCAGGGGGCAGGCCAGCAGCAGGAGCGCCTGCACACGCAGGAG aagtgcTGGATCCTTTTAA